GTGCCTTCTACGAAGTCAATCAGCATCAGATTGCAGCGACACAGTCGTTCGTGTCCCCGTACTCTCCGCCACCCTTTGCGGCACACTTTGTGGAGATCGAAGTGGACGAGCTCACGGGAAAGGTCGAGGTTCTCAAGTATGTGGCTGCTGTCGACTGTGGTGTATCTATCAACCCCGACCTGGTACGCGGACAGATCATGGGCGCGATAGCAAATGGCATAGGATTTGCGCTGACCGAGGAGTACCACTTTGGGTCCCACGGCAACATGACCAATTCTTCGCTGTTCGACTACAAGATTCTGTCTCGCCGCGACATGCCGCCGACCGAGGTTATTCTCGTCGACACTTACGAGCCGACTGGGCCATGGGGTGCCAAATCGGTGGCCGAGATTTGCATCAACGGTCCCATCCCTGCGATCGGCAACGCAATCCTTGATGCGACGGGGATTCGCCTTCACCGTACGCCGTACACGCCGGACAGAGTTCTGGCAGCGTTGCGCGGCAAGAGTATCTGATCCAGGTTCAGGAGATAGCATGCGAAAGGGGCGCCTGACAAGGCGCCCCTTTCGCATCATGACGATGTTGCCCAGGTCACGGCGCAATCGCTGATCGACTTGCGAACGCTTCAGCAATGCCCACGATGACCTGCACCGCTTTCTCCATGGATTGGATGACGATGTACTCGAGTGGACCGTGGTAGTTGCGGCCGCCGGTGAACAGGTTGGGGCAGGGAAGGCCCATGTAGCTGAGCCGTGCGCCATCAGTCCCACCACGAACGGGCTTCACGAGGGGCGCAATGCCCAGCTTCTCCATGACACTGCGGGCGATATCGACGAGAATCATGTTTTGCTCGATAACCTCGCGCATGTTGTAGTAGGAATCGCGCACATGAACCGTGACGGTATCCTCTCCATACTTGGCGTTCAGGAAGTCGCAGACAGCATGCACCATGCTCTTGCGCTGCTCGAAATGGAGTTTGTCGTGATCTCGGACGATGTACTTGGCTTCGGCTTTCTCGCACACGCCATGGATGCCGGTCAGATGGAAGAAACCCTCATACTTCTCAGTTGATCGAGGCGTTTCGTCGGAGGGGAAGAGTGTCGTCAGTTCTGCCGCAATGAGAGCCGCATTCTTCATGATGCCTTTTGCGGCACCAGGGTGGATGCTTTTCCCAACGATCTCAAATTCTGCCCAGGCGGCATTGAAGTTTTCGTACTCGAGACTGCCAAGTTCGTCTCCGTCGAGGGTGTATGCGTACGTCGCCCCGAACTTCGCCACGTCGAACCGATCGACACCCTGTCCGACTTCCTCATCCGGCGTAAATCCGATCTTGATGGCACCGTGCTTCACCTCGGGGTGTGCCAGCAGGTACTCGACAGCAGTCATGATCTCTGCAATGCCTGCCTTGTCGTCGGCCCCCAGCAGAGTCGTGCCATCTGCCACAATGAAGTCCTCGCCCCTGTGTAACAGCATGTCCGGGAAGGCGGTTGGGCTCAGAACAATGTTTCTATCCGCGTTCAGGGAGATGTCGCCCCCATCATAGGCAGTGATGATACGTGGCTTCACGGCCATGCCCGAGGCGTCGGGGGACGTATCCATGTGTGCGAGAAATGCGATGACTGGGACCGTCTCCGGATGCTCACAGTTGGCCGGAAGAGTGGCCGTGACGTAGCCATTCGGATCGACAGAAGAGTCCGTCAGGCCAAGCGATTGCAGCTCTTCGTCCAGCTCATGGGCAAGAGCAAACTGCTTCTCGGTGCTGGGAAACGTGACCGAATTCTCGTCCGACTGCGTATCGAATGACGTGTAGTGCAGGAAACGACATACCAGGTTGTTCATGTGCTCCCCTTTTTGGACGCATTGTTGCGCTCTGCATCTGATAGTGCCTGACTTACTTGTTTGAGCGCTTCCAGTGCGGCAAGCGGTTCATCGACATCGCTAACCGCCGCCTCCATCGGACATGGCCCCATGCCTGTCTGGTCGAGCACATCGAGGATGACAGCATCACACACGAATGGAATGCCCGCCGTGTGCAGGAAGTCCTGCGCACCTATGCTCATCGTCAGGGCAAATACCGACCGCGCGTGCACCAGAGTGAACAGGAGCGCAGCCGCCCGTCCCACCAGTTTGTCGCCCCAGTCCAGGGGACCGTGACTGGCGTTACATTCCTTCTCAACCGCCAGGAGAAGTGTGCTGATCCCTCTGCCGGTCAGCCGGCATACGAGTGCCCCGCCATCGGCCGCACAGAGTGTCGCGCCTCCTGACCTGATCGTTGTCTGTACAAGTTGTTCGCTTTCCGTCATGAGCCCCTCGTTTCGCCGCCTTAGGAGCGACAATGTCCATTGTATCCGAAACCGTTCAATCGTACAGACCAGCGGATGAATGGTCGAAATCACGGTTTGCAAGTTGACGTTGCACTCTCTCGCCTATACTGATGGTGATCTTGTTGCAAATCATTTGCATGTAGAGAGGTGGTTGGTCTGTGGTGAATGTCATTCTGGATGCTCTCAAGGATACGCTCAACATGGCGCCAATTCTGTTTGGGGTCTACCTCGTGCTGGAATACGTCGAGGCGAGGTGGCAACAGCGAATCGTCGATGCGGTCGAAAGAGCGGGGCACGTTGGGCCTCTTGTCGCAGCGGCGGGGGGTGCCATCCCTCAGTGTGGTTTCTCGGTCATGGCAAGCGCATTGTATACGCAACGACTTCTTACGATGGGCACGATCGTCGCTGTGTACCTTGCTACGTCTGACGAAGCGCTGCCTATCCTACTGTCGAAGCCGGATAAGGCATACATAGTGCTTCCTCTTGTCGGTGTCAAGGTTCTGGTTGCTGTCGCGGGGGGATATCTTGTTGACGCACTGATGCGCACCGAAAATCGCAGACGCGTGCAGGAATGTCGGGACCACCAGAAAGCCCAGCAGGAGGCAGTGAGGATTGGTGAGGAGAGCTGTACCTGCGATGGCACTCGTGCATCATGTACGTGTGAGGAGACCGGCAAGATTGACTGGAAGGAAATCCTGTGGTCTGCGACGAAGCGGACTGCTCAGATTGTCCTGTTTGTTCTGGTTACGTCACTCATCATTGGGTTGCTGATCAATCGCGTCGGGCAGGAGGACCTGTCGCGTCTATTCCTGAGTCACACGATCTTCCAGCCTGTTCTGGCAGCACTCATAGGGCTCATACCGAATTGTGCTGCCAGCGTGGCGATCACCGAGCTGTACATCGCCGGCACCATCAGCTTTGGATCGACCGTAGCTGGTCTGGGGGCTGCGGGTGGGCTGGGACTCGTTGTCCTCTTTCGTGAGAACCACGATACAAAGAATACTCTGAAGGTCATTTCCTGGCTGCTCGGTATCAGTATTGCTTCCGGCATCCTCATACAGTTCCTGTCAGGGAAGTGATGTTATGGGATCAGCCGGCAGGCACGAGACGGGTGGGAGTCAGATGCCCGGACAACTGAAGGGATTCCGGATGACCAGGGATCGTCGCGTCATTCTTCAGGTTCTGGGTGAAGCCGGCATTCCACTGACAGCCGAAGACATTCTCGAACGGGCGAATGGAGCCCTGCCGGGCTTAGCGCTGTCCACGGTCTATCGTACCTTGGATGAACTCCTCAGTCGTGGGAGTGTGGAGCGGACCTTGTTGAGCAATGACGGCCATGCATTCTTTGAGCTGACGGGACATGTTCATCGGCACTACATGGTCTGCCTCGGGTGTCGTCGCATGTTGCCGATCAGGAGCTGCCCTGTAGATGATTCTGTCGACAGCGCGGCCGAAGAGCTGGGTTTTGAGGTCACTGATCACAGCCTTGTCTTGTACGGGTACTGCCGGCATTGCCGTTCAGGACGACAGTCTCGGGAAGAATCAGCCAAGTAGCTCAGCGACGTCGGCCAACTGGTCGCAAATGGCAATATGCTGTGGGCACTTTTCCTCGCATGCTCCACAGCGGATGCAGCTGTCAGCGGAAGAGCCTTCACTTTTTTTGGTACCAAATCCGAGTGCAGATGGCTTCCAGTCGAGCCTTCCGAATGACCTGTAGTTCATCTGATCTATCCTTTCACAGACAATTGTTCGTATTCCAATATATAACGGCGCGCGTCTCTGTCAAATCGGTTCGGTCAAACGCCATCGGAGCGCGCGGACGGCGTGGTTTTCCTCGTTCGGTCCGTTGCAAACCGGGTTAAAGGGAATAAACTAAATATGCATGAAATCAGCAATTCGCGGGCTGTCCAGGGTGCATCTGCCCTGCGGTGCCGGTGCAAGGAGCCATCAATGAAGAAGAGAGTCGGCGTTGTCTTCGGTTCGCGCTCAGTGGAGCACGAGGTCTCCATCATTACCGCCGTCCAGGCGATGAATTCTCTGGACGAGGCGCGGTTCGAGGTCGTCCCGCTGTACGTATCCAAGGAGGGCGTCTGGTTCACGGGTGGAGTCCTGAAGACAATGGATGCGTTCCGTGACATGGTCGGTCTTCCGGCCAAGGCACAGCGCGTGCAGCTGCAGCCGTTCGCCGGAAAGTCGACCTTCGTGATGCAGGCCCCGCGCAAAGGCTTCATGGGTCGTGGAATGGATGCGGAACCACTGGCCATCGACGTCGGATTGCTGTGCAATCACGGCACCAACGGTGAAGACGGGACGATGCAAGGCATGTTCGAACTGCTGGGGATCCCCTACACGAGTGCAGGTGTGACCGGGTCTGCACTGGGCATGGACAAGGTGTTCCAGAAACAGCTGTTTGCGGCTGCCGGAATCCCTGTGGTTCCGTACGTCAGTTTCGGCAGGCGCACATGGCGTGCTTCGCCGGACGACTGCCTTCGTGCGGCCGAGCAGCGACTGCAATTCCCCATGTTCGTGAAACCAGC
This sequence is a window from Coprothermobacter sp.. Protein-coding genes within it:
- a CDS encoding D-alanine--D-alanine ligase, whose protein sequence is MHEISNSRAVQGASALRCRCKEPSMKKRVGVVFGSRSVEHEVSIITAVQAMNSLDEARFEVVPLYVSKEGVWFTGGVLKTMDAFRDMVGLPAKAQRVQLQPFAGKSTFVMQAPRKGFMGRGMDAEPLAIDVGLLCNHGTNGEDGTMQGMFELLGIPYTSAGVTGSALGMDKVFQKQLFAAAGIPVVPYVSFGRRTWRASPDDCLRAAEQRLQFPMFVKPANLGSSVGITRATDQDTLRYALEVASHFDRKLLVEQAVTDHREINCAVLGNDEPMPSACEEVFSSHTFLDYDAKYKVGYKATAEPDHAVQKAEARRVPANLGDDLTRRVQDLACRAFTTLDCRGVARVDFLIDGSGVVYVNEINTIPGALSFYLWEAVGMQYRDLLTKLIDLACAAFEDRRSNVVSYDVSDLLKLGSKGKSGSKSV
- the pepT gene encoding peptidase T gives rise to the protein MNNLVCRFLHYTSFDTQSDENSVTFPSTEKQFALAHELDEELQSLGLTDSSVDPNGYVTATLPANCEHPETVPVIAFLAHMDTSPDASGMAVKPRIITAYDGGDISLNADRNIVLSPTAFPDMLLHRGEDFIVADGTTLLGADDKAGIAEIMTAVEYLLAHPEVKHGAIKIGFTPDEEVGQGVDRFDVAKFGATYAYTLDGDELGSLEYENFNAAWAEFEIVGKSIHPGAAKGIMKNAALIAAELTTLFPSDETPRSTEKYEGFFHLTGIHGVCEKAEAKYIVRDHDKLHFEQRKSMVHAVCDFLNAKYGEDTVTVHVRDSYYNMREVIEQNMILVDIARSVMEKLGIAPLVKPVRGGTDGARLSYMGLPCPNLFTGGRNYHGPLEYIVIQSMEKAVQVIVGIAEAFASRSAIAP